In a genomic window of Staphylococcus taiwanensis:
- the lpdA gene encoding dihydrolipoyl dehydrogenase, protein MAEKQYDLVVLGGGTAGYVAAIRASQLGKTVAIVETSLLGGTCLHRGCIPTKSLLKSAEVVRTVNKASDFGVDVPNFTINFSKMMDRKSEIVSQMYQGVNSLMQKNHIDVYNGIGRIMGTSIFSPQSGTISVEYENGESELLPNQYVLISTGSRPSELPFLPVDHNQIITSDDLLEMTDIPSNIAIIGGGIIGLEFASLLIDLGSNVTVIEAGPRILPSESTQTSNFLKENLMERGVQFYENCQLNEDSISRNENRVSIYIKNKIDIEVEKVLVAIGRAPNTNDIGLNNTKVKLSHSGHIEVNQFQQTEDKHIYAAGDCIGKLQLAHVASKEGINAVEHMFTGQSIPLNYNKMPKCVYTYPEIASIGLNEENAKAQGINARTFKVPFNAIGKAVIEESSNNKGFCEVVINQSNSEIIGINMVGPHVTELINEAALLQFMNGSALELGLTTHAHPSISEVLMELGLKIENRAIHV, encoded by the coding sequence ATGGCTGAAAAGCAATATGACCTAGTTGTATTAGGTGGTGGAACTGCTGGATACGTAGCGGCAATTCGTGCCTCTCAATTAGGTAAAACAGTTGCTATTGTTGAAACATCTTTATTAGGTGGAACATGTTTGCATAGAGGATGTATTCCAACTAAATCACTTTTAAAATCAGCAGAAGTAGTACGTACTGTGAATAAAGCATCAGATTTTGGAGTTGATGTTCCAAATTTTACCATTAACTTCTCTAAAATGATGGACCGTAAAAGCGAGATTGTTTCACAAATGTATCAAGGCGTTAATAGTCTTATGCAAAAAAATCACATTGATGTCTACAATGGAATTGGAAGAATAATGGGTACATCTATTTTTTCTCCACAAAGTGGAACGATATCAGTTGAATATGAAAATGGCGAATCAGAACTTTTACCTAACCAATATGTATTAATTTCGACTGGTTCAAGGCCCAGTGAACTACCTTTCTTACCAGTAGATCATAACCAAATCATTACTAGCGATGATTTACTTGAGATGACTGATATTCCTTCTAATATCGCAATCATTGGCGGTGGGATTATTGGTCTTGAATTTGCATCATTACTCATCGATTTAGGATCAAATGTCACAGTTATCGAAGCTGGACCACGAATTTTACCTAGTGAAAGTACTCAAACTTCAAATTTCCTTAAAGAAAATTTGATGGAGAGAGGCGTTCAATTTTATGAAAATTGTCAATTAAATGAAGACTCTATTTCGAGAAATGAAAATAGGGTTTCAATTTACATTAAAAATAAAATTGATATTGAGGTAGAGAAAGTACTAGTAGCCATTGGGCGTGCACCTAATACTAATGACATTGGATTAAATAATACTAAAGTAAAGCTAAGTCATTCTGGACATATTGAGGTTAACCAATTTCAACAAACAGAAGACAAACATATTTATGCAGCTGGTGACTGTATTGGTAAATTACAATTAGCACATGTGGCATCTAAGGAAGGGATTAATGCTGTTGAACATATGTTTACGGGACAGTCCATTCCATTAAATTATAATAAAATGCCAAAATGCGTATACACATATCCAGAAATAGCTTCTATAGGCTTAAATGAAGAAAATGCAAAAGCACAAGGGATTAATGCGCGCACATTTAAAGTGCCTTTTAATGCAATAGGTAAAGCAGTTATTGAAGAATCTTCAAATAATAAAGGATTTTGTGAAGTAGTTATTAATCAAAGTAACAGTGAAATCATTGGTATAAATATGGTAGGACCACATGTCACTGAATTAATTAATGAAGCTGCTTTATTACAATTTATGAATGGCTCAGCATTAGAATTGGGTCTTACTACACATGCTCATCCATCTATATCTGAAGTATTAATGGAGTTGGGACTTAAAATCGAAAACAGAGCAATACACGTTTAA
- a CDS encoding thiamine pyrophosphate-dependent dehydrogenase E1 component subunit alpha, whose protein sequence is MIDYKSVGLTEEDLKQIYKWMDLGRKVDERLWLLNRAGKIPFVVSGQGQEATQIGMAYAMQEGDISSPYYRDLAFVTYMGISPYDTMLASFGKKDDINSGGKQMPSHFSHREKGILSQSSPVATQIPHSVGAALALKMDKKSNIATATVGEGSSNQGDFHEGLNFAGVHKLPFVCVIINNKYAISVPDSLQYAAEKLSDRALGYGIHGETVDGNDPIAMYKAMKDARERALNGEGATLIEAVTSRMTPHSSDDDDTYRSKEERESLKTFDCNLKFKDYLLDLNIIDQSWLDELEEEHKEIINQATKDAEQAPYPSVDEAYKFVYDPEGGIGND, encoded by the coding sequence ATGATTGATTATAAATCAGTCGGCCTTACTGAAGAAGACCTAAAACAAATATATAAGTGGATGGATTTAGGAAGAAAAGTTGATGAACGTTTATGGTTATTAAATCGTGCAGGAAAAATTCCGTTTGTTGTAAGTGGTCAAGGACAAGAAGCTACACAAATCGGTATGGCTTATGCAATGCAAGAAGGAGACATATCATCACCATATTATAGAGATTTAGCATTTGTTACATACATGGGCATATCACCTTATGACACAATGTTAGCTTCTTTTGGCAAAAAAGACGATATAAATTCTGGTGGTAAACAAATGCCTTCACATTTTAGTCATCGTGAAAAAGGCATTTTGTCTCAAAGTTCTCCAGTAGCAACACAAATCCCTCATTCAGTAGGTGCTGCCTTAGCTTTGAAAATGGATAAAAAATCAAATATTGCTACAGCTACGGTAGGTGAAGGCAGTTCAAACCAAGGAGATTTTCATGAAGGTTTAAACTTCGCAGGGGTTCATAAATTACCATTTGTATGTGTCATAATTAATAATAAATATGCCATTTCTGTTCCAGATTCTTTGCAATATGCTGCTGAAAAATTATCTGATAGAGCTTTAGGATATGGTATTCATGGTGAAACCGTAGATGGTAATGATCCAATAGCTATGTATAAAGCTATGAAAGATGCTAGAGAGAGAGCACTTAATGGAGAAGGTGCAACATTAATCGAAGCCGTAACCAGTCGAATGACACCTCATTCTTCAGATGATGATGATACATATCGCTCTAAAGAAGAACGTGAATCATTAAAAACGTTTGATTGTAATCTCAAGTTTAAGGATTACTTGTTGGACCTAAACATTATCGATCAATCTTGGTTAGATGAACTTGAAGAAGAACATAAAGAAATCATTAATCAAGCTACAAAAGATGCAGAACAGGCACCTTATCCTTCAGTTGATGAAGCATATAAATTTGTATACGATCCAGAAGGAGGTATTGGAAATGACTAA
- a CDS encoding alpha-ketoacid dehydrogenase subunit beta codes for MTKMSYIEAIQQAQDLAMESDKNTFILGEDVGRKGGVFGATRGLQEKYGVERVIDTPLAESNIVGTAIGAAMMGKRPIAEIQFADFILPAVNQIISEAAKMRYRSNNDWQCPITIRAPFGGGVHGGLYHSQSIESIFASTPGLTIVIPSSPYDAKGLLLSSIESNDPVLFFEHKKAYRFLKEDVPEDYYTVPLGKADIKREGSDITVFTYGLCVNYCLQAADILASDGISVEVVDLRTVYPLDKQTIINRAKQNGKILLVTEDNLEGSVMSEVSAIIAEHCLFDLDAPIMRLAGADVPSMPFSPNLENELMMNPDKILDKMRELAQF; via the coding sequence ATGACTAAAATGAGCTATATTGAAGCTATACAACAAGCACAAGACTTAGCCATGGAATCGGATAAAAATACCTTCATTTTGGGTGAAGATGTAGGTCGTAAAGGTGGCGTTTTTGGTGCTACTCGTGGTTTACAAGAAAAATATGGTGTTGAAAGAGTAATTGACACACCATTAGCAGAATCTAATATAGTAGGGACTGCTATCGGTGCTGCGATGATGGGGAAAAGACCTATTGCGGAAATTCAATTTGCCGATTTTATATTACCTGCAGTGAACCAAATTATTAGTGAAGCCGCTAAAATGCGTTATCGTTCTAACAATGATTGGCAATGCCCAATTACAATTAGAGCACCGTTTGGTGGAGGCGTACATGGTGGTTTATACCATTCTCAAAGTATTGAAAGCATTTTTGCTTCTACGCCTGGCTTAACAATTGTTATTCCATCTTCTCCATATGACGCTAAAGGTTTATTATTATCATCAATAGAATCTAATGATCCAGTGCTTTTCTTCGAACATAAAAAAGCTTATCGTTTCTTAAAAGAAGACGTTCCAGAAGATTATTACACTGTTCCACTTGGAAAAGCGGATATCAAACGTGAAGGTTCTGATATTACTGTCTTTACCTATGGCTTATGTGTCAACTATTGTCTTCAAGCTGCTGACATTTTAGCATCAGATGGTATTAGTGTTGAAGTCGTGGATTTACGTACAGTCTATCCATTAGATAAGCAAACCATCATTAATCGTGCTAAGCAGAATGGCAAGATTTTATTAGTAACTGAAGATAATCTTGAAGGCAGCGTTATGTCAGAAGTATCAGCTATAATAGCTGAACATTGTTTATTCGACCTTGATGCTCCTATTATGAGATTAGCAGGTGCAGATGTGCCTTCAATGCCATTTTCTCCTAATCTTGAAAATGAGTTGATGATGAATCCAGATAAAATTTTAGATAAGATGCGAGAACTTGCTCAATTTTAA
- a CDS encoding 2-oxo acid dehydrogenase subunit E2, which yields MDVKMPKLGESVHEGTIEQWLVSVGDHVDEYEPLCEVVTDKVTAEVPSTVSGIITEISVSEGETVQVDYVICKIETANENASNASNGTNTNNSDVKHDVNLNGEDTLSYENDNINDVKNNDDDHSIQSSQPNNGRFSPVVFKIASENNVDLSVVPGSGFEGRVTKKDIETYIQSSKHTSTSNNQQHVEPLQSGIEMNASNALNQSKQSIPVKGVRKAIAQNMVNSVTEIPHGWMMVEVDATNLVKTRNHYKKSFKDNEGYNLTFFAFFVKAVAEALKANPLLNSSWNGNEIVLHKDINISIAVADEDKLYVPVIKHADEKSIKGIAREINDLAHKARQNKLTQDDMSGGTFTVNNTGTFGSVSSMGIINHPQAAILQVESIVKKPVVIDDMIAIRSMVNLCISIDHRILDGVQTGRFMSQVKKRIEQYSIENTNIY from the coding sequence ATGGATGTAAAAATGCCTAAACTAGGCGAAAGTGTCCACGAGGGAACAATCGAACAATGGCTAGTATCTGTCGGCGACCATGTTGATGAATATGAGCCATTATGTGAAGTTGTAACAGATAAGGTAACGGCAGAAGTGCCTTCTACCGTATCAGGTATAATTACTGAGATTAGTGTCAGTGAGGGCGAAACGGTTCAAGTGGATTATGTTATATGCAAAATTGAAACGGCGAATGAGAATGCATCCAATGCGTCTAATGGTACCAATACAAATAATAGCGACGTTAAGCATGATGTTAATTTAAATGGCGAAGACACTTTATCTTATGAAAATGATAATATTAATGATGTCAAAAATAATGATGACGACCATTCAATACAATCGTCTCAACCGAATAATGGCAGATTTTCTCCGGTAGTATTTAAAATAGCCTCTGAGAATAACGTAGATTTGTCAGTAGTGCCAGGTAGTGGCTTTGAAGGTAGAGTGACAAAAAAAGATATTGAGACATATATTCAATCAAGTAAGCATACTTCTACTTCAAACAATCAACAACATGTTGAACCACTACAATCAGGAATAGAAATGAATGCATCAAATGCGTTGAACCAATCTAAACAATCTATACCAGTTAAAGGTGTGCGCAAGGCTATTGCTCAAAATATGGTTAATAGTGTTACAGAAATCCCACATGGATGGATGATGGTTGAAGTTGATGCTACAAATCTAGTCAAAACTAGAAATCATTATAAAAAATCATTCAAAGATAATGAAGGTTATAATTTAACGTTCTTTGCATTCTTCGTTAAAGCTGTAGCTGAAGCCTTAAAAGCAAACCCTCTATTAAATAGTAGTTGGAACGGTAATGAAATTGTACTTCATAAGGATATTAATATTTCAATTGCAGTAGCAGATGAAGATAAACTTTATGTTCCGGTTATTAAACATGCGGATGAAAAATCAATTAAAGGTATTGCCAGAGAGATTAACGACTTAGCTCATAAAGCACGTCAAAACAAGTTAACTCAAGATGATATGTCTGGTGGCACATTTACAGTTAATAATACTGGCACGTTTGGTTCAGTTTCATCTATGGGAATCATTAACCATCCGCAAGCAGCTATATTACAAGTTGAATCAATTGTAAAAAAACCAGTCGTAATTGATGATATGATTGCAATTCGAAGTATGGTTAATTTATGCATTTCAATTGATCACCGTATTTTAGATGGCGTTCAAACTGGTCGCTTTATGTCACAAGTGAAAAAACGTATTGAACAATACTCTATTGAAAATACAAATATTTATTAA
- a CDS encoding BrxA/BrxB family bacilliredoxin, translating into MDLNFDLYMNGVVDQARNEIESAGYEQLTTADEVNKVLQQNGTSLVMVNSVCGCAGGIARPAASHALHYDKLPDRLVTVFAGQDKEATQQARDYFEGYAPSSPSFALIKDGKITEMIERHQIEGHDVMDVINQLQGLFDKYCEER; encoded by the coding sequence ATGGATTTAAACTTTGATTTATATATGAATGGTGTAGTAGACCAAGCACGTAATGAAATCGAATCTGCAGGTTATGAACAATTAACAACTGCTGATGAAGTTAATAAAGTATTACAACAAAATGGAACTTCTCTTGTAATGGTAAATTCAGTTTGTGGTTGTGCAGGAGGAATTGCTCGCCCAGCGGCTTCCCATGCACTTCATTATGATAAATTACCAGATAGACTCGTTACTGTATTTGCTGGACAAGATAAAGAAGCTACTCAACAGGCAAGAGATTATTTTGAAGGCTATGCACCTTCTAGTCCATCATTTGCATTAATTAAAGATGGTAAAATCACTGAAATGATTGAACGTCATCAAATCGAAGGCCATGATGTAATGGATGTTATTAATCAGTTACAAGGTTTATTCGATAAATACTGTGAAGAAAGATAA
- a CDS encoding aromatic acid exporter family protein, with protein MLKLNPYKIGFRTLKTAVGITLGVILAKWMGLDNYASSAILIVLSIKHTKVHSVQAIVSRFVSCILILLFGSLVFSLLGQNALVLGLIVLLFIPITVMLKVQEGVVTSCVILLHVFNAKAINLHLIINELLLLSVGLGIAFIMNLIMPSLDKSLLNLKKEIESGFKNIFKLYSDACTNYDKDLNISFNKLQLDIRKAKSIAFRDVKNHFVRNENSYYHYFDMRQEQLELLRRIQPLLHQITADDPLINDVSHLMAEIGDNVNSNDYTVLRLHSLYEIRLSLDELPLPKTHETLKSRASMMQILNELEEYLTIKSQFGSLRLHSEI; from the coding sequence ATGTTAAAGTTAAATCCGTATAAGATTGGATTTAGAACGCTTAAAACTGCGGTAGGTATAACACTCGGTGTTATCTTAGCAAAATGGATGGGACTTGATAACTATGCATCAAGTGCTATCCTTATTGTTTTATCTATTAAACATACGAAAGTACATTCTGTACAAGCAATTGTTTCTCGCTTTGTATCGTGTATTTTAATATTATTGTTTGGGTCGTTGGTATTTAGTTTATTAGGTCAAAATGCCCTAGTACTTGGACTAATCGTATTATTATTTATACCTATTACAGTAATGTTAAAAGTACAAGAGGGCGTTGTAACCAGTTGCGTTATCTTATTACATGTGTTTAATGCAAAAGCAATCAATCTACATCTTATCATCAACGAACTACTATTACTTTCTGTAGGTTTAGGAATTGCTTTTATAATGAATTTAATTATGCCAAGTTTAGATAAATCTTTACTTAATTTAAAAAAAGAAATCGAATCTGGCTTTAAAAATATATTTAAACTATACAGTGATGCCTGTACCAACTATGATAAAGATTTAAATATATCTTTTAATAAACTTCAACTCGACATTCGTAAAGCCAAATCTATTGCGTTTAGAGATGTTAAAAATCATTTTGTACGTAATGAAAATTCATACTATCATTATTTTGATATGCGACAAGAACAACTAGAATTATTGCGTAGAATTCAACCATTGTTACATCAAATAACAGCTGATGATCCACTTATAAATGATGTATCACACTTAATGGCTGAAATAGGTGATAATGTAAATAGTAACGATTATACAGTATTACGCTTACACTCACTCTATGAGATACGCTTATCGCTAGACGAATTACCTTTACCGAAAACGCATGAAACTTTAAAGTCTAGAGCAAGTATGATGCAAATTTTAAATGAATTAGAAGAATATTTAACTATCAAATCACAATTTGGCTCACTAAGATTACATAGTGAAATTTGA
- the prli42 gene encoding stressosome-associated protein Prli42 produces MNNKVLRIIIIVMLVAIVAALLLTSLVPLMH; encoded by the coding sequence TTGAATAATAAAGTATTAAGAATCATTATAATTGTAATGTTAGTCGCTATTGTCGCTGCGTTACTACTTACAAGCTTAGTGCCATTAATGCATTAA
- a CDS encoding M20/M25/M40 family metallo-hydrolase encodes MINSQRLLDTFLNLVQINSETGHEEIIQPILKDKFKKLGLDVVEDNASDKAWLGANNLICTLPATSNKQDVSKIYFTSHMDTVVPGIDVKPQVKEDGYIYSDGTTVLGSDDKAGLAAIIETIQYLNENNIEHGQIQFIITVGEESGLKGAKELDQNMIDAEFGYAVDASKPVGTTVVGAPTQMVIKTTIHGKTAHASTPSEGVSAINIAAKAISKMKLGQIDGNTTANIGKFHGGSATNIVADEVILEAEARSHDNTSIDNQVAHMKEVFETTANELGGQAKVEIEKSYPGFKLQDDAKVTQYAINSAKALNLTGNTVIAGGGSDGSIINTFGIPTVILGVGYEHIHTTSERISVQSLNLLAQQLIKIIELVTNNRLV; translated from the coding sequence ATGATAAATAGTCAACGCTTACTTGATACTTTTTTAAATTTAGTTCAAATTAATTCAGAAACTGGTCATGAAGAAATAATTCAACCTATTTTAAAAGATAAATTTAAAAAATTAGGTTTAGACGTAGTTGAAGATAACGCTTCAGATAAAGCGTGGTTGGGTGCCAACAATCTTATTTGTACATTACCTGCTACTAGCAATAAACAAGATGTTTCTAAAATTTACTTTACAAGTCATATGGATACCGTGGTACCTGGTATCGATGTTAAACCACAGGTAAAAGAGGATGGTTATATATATTCTGATGGCACTACTGTTTTAGGTTCAGATGATAAGGCTGGCTTAGCTGCTATTATAGAGACCATTCAATATTTAAATGAAAATAATATTGAACATGGTCAAATTCAATTCATTATTACGGTTGGTGAGGAGTCTGGCCTAAAAGGTGCTAAAGAGTTAGATCAAAATATGATTGATGCAGAATTCGGTTATGCAGTAGACGCAAGTAAACCTGTTGGTACAACGGTAGTTGGTGCACCCACACAAATGGTTATTAAAACCACAATACATGGTAAAACTGCTCATGCAAGTACGCCTAGTGAGGGTGTGAGTGCAATTAATATTGCTGCAAAAGCAATAAGTAAAATGAAATTGGGCCAAATAGATGGCAATACTACCGCAAATATCGGAAAATTTCACGGCGGTTCTGCAACAAATATAGTGGCTGACGAAGTTATACTGGAAGCCGAAGCACGTTCACATGACAATACAAGTATAGACAATCAGGTTGCACATATGAAAGAAGTATTTGAAACAACTGCTAATGAATTAGGTGGACAAGCCAAAGTAGAAATTGAAAAAAGCTATCCTGGTTTCAAACTTCAGGATGACGCAAAAGTGACTCAATATGCGATTAACAGTGCGAAAGCATTAAACTTAACAGGCAACACTGTTATTGCTGGTGGTGGATCAGATGGCAGTATTATTAATACTTTCGGTATTCCAACTGTTATATTAGGCGTAGGCTATGAACATATCCACACCACATCAGAGCGTATATCTGTTCAATCACTAAATTTATTAGCACAACAATTAATTAAAATCATTGAATTAGTAACTAATAACAGATTAGTTTAG
- the gndA gene encoding NADP-dependent phosphogluconate dehydrogenase, whose product MTQQIGVVGLAVMGKNLAWNIESRGYSVSVFNRSSEKTDEMVNESKGKQIHPTYSLEEFVNSLEKPRKILLMVKAGPATDATIDSLLPLLDDDDILIDGGNTNYQDTIRRNKALAESGINFIGMGVSGGEVGALTGPSLMPGGQEAAYNKVSDILDAIAAKAKDGASCVEYIGPNGAGHYVKMVHNGIEYADMQLIAESYAMMKDLLGMSHEAISKTFKEWNAGELESYLIEITGDIFTKLDDDNETLVEKILDTAGQKGTGKWTSINALELGIPLTIITESVFARFISSIKEERVNASKELNGPKAEFNGDKEEFLEKIRKALYMSKICSYAQGFAQMRKASEENEWNLKLGDLAMIWREGCIIRAQFLQKIKDAYDNNSELQNLLLDPYFKGIVTEYQDALRDVVATGVRNGVPTPGFSASVNYYDSYRSEDLPANLIQAQRDYFGAHTYERKDKEGVFHTHWVEE is encoded by the coding sequence ATGACTCAACAAATAGGTGTAGTAGGTTTAGCCGTAATGGGAAAAAACCTTGCTTGGAATATTGAATCACGTGGTTATAGCGTATCTGTATTCAACCGTTCAAGTGAAAAAACAGATGAAATGGTTAATGAATCTAAAGGTAAACAAATCCACCCAACATATTCTTTAGAAGAATTTGTTAATTCATTAGAAAAACCACGCAAAATTTTATTAATGGTTAAAGCTGGTCCTGCAACGGATGCAACAATTGATAGTTTACTTCCATTATTAGATGATGATGACATTTTAATCGATGGTGGTAATACAAATTATCAAGATACAATTCGTCGTAATAAAGCATTGGCCGAAAGTGGTATTAACTTTATCGGCATGGGTGTATCTGGTGGTGAAGTAGGAGCACTTACTGGTCCTTCATTAATGCCTGGCGGCCAAGAAGCAGCTTATAACAAAGTAAGTGATATATTAGATGCAATTGCTGCAAAAGCAAAAGATGGTGCATCATGTGTAGAATATATTGGACCAAATGGTGCTGGTCATTACGTTAAAATGGTTCATAATGGAATTGAATATGCAGATATGCAACTTATCGCAGAGAGCTATGCTATGATGAAAGATTTATTAGGCATGTCTCATGAAGCTATCTCTAAAACATTCAAAGAATGGAATGCTGGTGAGTTAGAAAGTTATTTAATTGAAATTACAGGTGACATCTTTACTAAACTAGATGATGATAATGAAACATTAGTTGAAAAAATCTTAGATACAGCAGGACAAAAAGGCACTGGTAAATGGACATCTATTAATGCTTTAGAATTAGGTATTCCATTAACAATTATTACTGAATCAGTGTTTGCTCGTTTCATTTCATCAATTAAAGAGGAACGTGTAAATGCTTCTAAAGAATTAAATGGTCCTAAAGCAGAGTTTAATGGTGACAAAGAAGAATTCTTAGAAAAAATTCGTAAAGCATTATATATGAGTAAAATTTGTTCTTATGCACAAGGTTTTGCCCAAATGCGCAAAGCAAGCGAAGAAAACGAATGGAATTTAAAATTAGGCGACTTAGCTATGATTTGGCGTGAAGGTTGTATCATCCGCGCACAATTCTTACAAAAAATTAAAGATGCCTATGATAATAACTCAGAATTACAGAACTTATTATTAGATCCATATTTCAAAGGTATCGTTACTGAATATCAAGATGCATTAAGAGATGTAGTTGCAACAGGTGTTCGTAATGGTGTACCAACTCCAGGATTCTCAGCAAGCGTAAACTATTACGATAGTTACCGTTCTGAAGATTTACCTGCAAACTTAATCCAAGCTCAACGTGATTATTTCGGTGCACATACGTATGAACGTAAAGATAAAGAAGGCGTCTTCCATACACATTGGGTAGAAGAATAA
- a CDS encoding LacI family DNA-binding transcriptional regulator: protein MIQNNPKISKATSAKVKKAMTKLGYTPNHSARSLITNKTLTIGLIAKSSAQVIRQNPFNGDVLNGINQACNQRSYSTRMTVSDNIEDLYMEVKNMILSKSVDGFILLYSLYQDKIEQLLNEQKVPYIIVGKSLNYDNIIQVDNDNVIASYNLTRYLFSLGHRKMLFIKEDGNYAVSEDRTNGFKQFCDKHQIAYQILEIKNDTDLTRYIKQFCIGNNHFKPTMIITSDAMVNMQLLKVLYEQQLHVPNQIQTATFNTSFLTENAAPSQTSVCINPERLGKEAGNIIIDKLNHLPISFSKKEIETQIVIRDSTKQIERGKL from the coding sequence GTGATACAAAACAATCCGAAAATAAGTAAAGCAACATCAGCTAAGGTAAAGAAAGCAATGACTAAATTGGGCTATACGCCAAATCATTCAGCAAGGTCATTAATTACAAACAAAACATTAACGATTGGTTTAATTGCGAAAAGTTCAGCCCAGGTAATAAGACAAAATCCATTTAATGGCGATGTCTTAAATGGAATCAATCAGGCATGTAATCAAAGGAGTTACTCAACCAGAATGACAGTGTCAGATAATATTGAAGACCTCTATATGGAAGTTAAAAACATGATATTGTCAAAAAGTGTCGATGGTTTCATATTATTATATTCATTATATCAAGACAAAATAGAGCAGTTATTAAATGAACAGAAAGTACCTTATATTATTGTTGGTAAATCACTTAATTATGACAATATCATTCAAGTGGATAATGATAATGTGATCGCATCTTATAATTTGACACGCTATTTATTTAGCCTAGGACATCGAAAAATGCTTTTTATAAAAGAAGATGGAAATTATGCTGTTTCTGAAGATAGGACTAATGGGTTTAAACAATTCTGTGATAAACATCAAATCGCATATCAAATCTTAGAAATTAAAAACGATACTGATTTAACGCGATATATTAAACAATTCTGTATAGGCAATAATCATTTTAAACCCACAATGATTATAACTTCTGATGCAATGGTAAATATGCAATTACTTAAAGTGCTCTATGAGCAACAATTACATGTACCAAACCAAATCCAGACAGCAACGTTTAATACTTCATTTCTCACTGAAAATGCAGCACCATCGCAAACGAGCGTTTGTATTAATCCAGAACGATTAGGAAAGGAAGCAGGTAATATTATTATTGATAAATTAAACCATTTACCAATCTCATTTTCAAAAAAAGAAATTGAAACGCAAATAGTGATTAGAGATTCAACTAAGCAAATTGAAAGGGGTAAATTATAA